A single region of the Gopherus evgoodei ecotype Sinaloan lineage chromosome 3, rGopEvg1_v1.p, whole genome shotgun sequence genome encodes:
- the LOC115647503 gene encoding pre-rRNA-processing protein TSR1 homolog, producing the protein MAVHLGRQKPWPLLAGELLPGNSPCYGPCARLNQEWRPDPTSMGKQPRVLLIKSPDPLRSRQLPSTDKIIIKRLVLSGHPFKIFSKMAVVRYMFFNREDVLWFKLVELRTKWGRRGHITEPLGTHGHMKCHFDRQLKSQDTVLLNLHKRVFPKWTYDPHVPEPVPWVRNEQQLSVQEVEME; encoded by the exons AtggccgtccacctagggcgtcagaaaccctggccactcctggctggggagctcctgcctggcaaCTCCCCATGCTATGGGCCCTGTGCAAGGCTAAACCAG GAGTGGAGGCCTGACCCTACTTCCATGGGTAAACAGCCAAGAGTTTTACTAATTAAGTCACCAGATCCTCTGAGATCCAGGCAGCTCCCCAGCACAGACAAAATCATCATCAAGCGGCTGGTGCTCAGTGGTCACCCTTTCAAGATCTTCAGCAAGATGGCTGTAGTGCGATACATGTTCTTTAACAGAGAGGATGTTCTGTGGTTTAAGCTGGTGGAGCTGAGGACCAAGTGGGGCCGCAGAGGACACATCACAGAGCCGCTAGGGACTCATGGTCACATGAAGTGTCATTTTGATAGGCAGCTGAAATCCCAGGACACAGTGCTGCTGAATCTGCACAAGCGCGTCTTCCCTAAATGGACTTATGACCCGCATGTGCCGGAGCCGGTACCGTGGGTGAGAAACGAACAGCAGCTCTCCGTGCAGGAGGTGGAGATGGAATAA